CCGACGCCGTCCTGCTCGCCGCGCGGAACGCCGGCGAGCCGATGTGGCCGCTGCCCATCGCCGAGGAGATGCGGGCCACGGTGCGGTCGTCGTCGATCGCCGACCTGCGGCAGCACAACCCCAAGCCGTCCGGCGGGACCCTGTTCGCCGCGGCCTTCCTGCGCGAGTTCGTCGGCGACACCTCCTGGGCGCACCTCGACATCGCGGGACCGTCGTTCAACGAGGGGTCCGCGTACGACGAGATCCCCGTCGGCGGGACCGGATTCTCGGTGCGGACCCTCGTGCGGCTCGCCGCACACCTCGCGGAGCGGTGACACCGGACTCGGACTCCGCCGCGGTGCTGTGGTCGGCCTACACCGCGGCCCACCCCGAGCACGCCGGCGACCTGCCGGTCGTGGAGTGCTTCGGTGACTCCCCCGCCCTGGCGGACGAGCTCCTGGCGCTCGTCGTCGAGGGCCGCAAGCGGGCCACGGCGGGCACGGTGGAACACGACGGCGACGCGGTGGTGCAGGGCGGGCACTGGATCGTCACCGACGGCGCGGGGACGGCTCAGGCCGTGCTGCGCACGACCGAGGTCCGGCACGGCCCGCTCGTCAGCGTCGACGAGGCGTTCGCGTGGGACGAGGGTGAGGGTGACCGGTCGCGGGACGACTGGCTGCGCGGCCACCGCG
The Aeromicrobium marinum DSM 15272 genome window above contains:
- a CDS encoding ASCH domain-containing protein; protein product: MTPDSDSAAVLWSAYTAAHPEHAGDLPVVECFGDSPALADELLALVVEGRKRATAGTVEHDGDAVVQGGHWIVTDGAGTAQAVLRTTEVRHGPLVSVDEAFAWDEGEGDRSRDDWLRGHRAYFRRTLGRDDVDDLPTVFERFTVVWPPGIAD